The following are encoded together in the Anaerostipes caccae L1-92 genome:
- the mfd gene encoding transcription-repair coupling factor, translated as MLDHIFENDAVFEQIKTGLENNQGPVLVSGCTDGAKAHLVSALRGKKKRGSYKVIVTADENKAKEWVENYRFFGEDAVYFPAKDPLFYSADVHGNAIAKERLRGIESIIKGQGGVFVLSVDALMDRVVPLAEIKKNRVMISLETEVSEQDITKKFTAMGYERTPFVEAAGEFAVRGGIVDIYPFTSDCPYRIELWGEEVDSIRSFDAQSQRSIEEVKSLTVYPATEIVLSEERISQGLKKIEAEYQDLKETFHKAFETDKEVRLTKEYQRIREELSELSMLIGVEGYLPYFYDRLVCFLDYFPKDTAVYVDEPQHVEERGRGFFLEFTESMKSRLEAGYLLPGQMDTVACFEEALNRLLKQPVAFLSSLASEVKAAKVTDTFFIETKSVQSYNNSFEQLIKDLKRYQKKEYRILVVSPSVTRAKRLAEDMRDSGLTVTYDKKPSEDMVPGQIVITPGKLKSGIEYPETKWVLISESDIFSGRKEKRRKKAAFKGKGEKIKNFADISIGDYVVHEKHGVGIYRGIEKITVNNVEKDYISIEYKGGDNLFILASALDQIAKYASANAKKPRLNKLGGNEWKKTTKRVKGQVRETAKELVELYAVRQAKEGYVYDKDTVWQREFEEMFPYEETQDQLNAIEDVKRDMESTKIMDRLICGDVGYGKTEVAIRAAFKAVTNGKQVAYLVPTTILAQQHYNTFCERFQNYPMTVRVMSRFCTPREQKETMEGLKKGIVDVVIGTHRLLSKDVKYKDLGLLIIDEEQRFGVGHKEKIKTMKKDVDVLSLSATPIPRTLHMSLIGIRDMSILEEPPHDRRAIQTYVMEYNEELVKEAVHREMTRGGQVYYVYNRVNNIAEITSELQKLLPNAKVAFAHGQMRERELENIMMQFMEKEIDVLVSTTIIETGLDIPNVNTMIIHDANQLGLSQLYQLRGRVGRSNRNAFAFLMYKRDTLLKETAEKRLQAIREFTDLGSGYKIAMRDLEIRGAGNLLGEEQSGHMEAVGYDLYCKMLNDAVLRLKGELSEDTDFDTTLDLNIDAFLPSAYIRNEVEKLELYKRISAIETKDELEDMQDELLDRFGDLPAAVVNLLHIALLKSMAHHAYMTDVKQKGEKVSFEMNPEANVQVEKIPDVLSEFPKELSVSAGEHPVFVLDLSSAKKSAWLSKIEHCVNSLDALIIRS; from the coding sequence GTGTTAGATCATATTTTTGAGAATGATGCAGTGTTTGAACAGATAAAAACAGGCCTTGAGAACAATCAGGGCCCTGTTTTAGTGTCCGGATGCACGGACGGGGCAAAAGCCCATCTGGTCAGTGCACTGAGAGGAAAAAAGAAGCGCGGCAGCTATAAAGTGATCGTGACAGCAGATGAGAATAAGGCCAAGGAGTGGGTGGAAAACTATCGGTTCTTCGGAGAAGACGCCGTCTACTTTCCTGCCAAAGATCCGCTGTTTTACAGCGCTGACGTCCACGGAAATGCCATCGCAAAAGAGCGGCTCAGGGGGATCGAGAGTATTATCAAGGGACAGGGAGGCGTCTTTGTCCTGTCTGTCGACGCCCTGATGGACCGGGTTGTACCTCTTGCGGAGATCAAGAAAAACCGGGTGATGATCAGTCTGGAGACAGAGGTTTCCGAACAGGATATTACGAAAAAATTTACCGCTATGGGGTATGAGAGGACTCCGTTTGTAGAGGCGGCCGGAGAATTTGCGGTCAGAGGCGGGATCGTCGACATTTATCCGTTTACTTCGGACTGTCCGTACAGAATTGAACTCTGGGGGGAAGAGGTCGATTCGATCCGCAGTTTTGATGCCCAGAGTCAGCGGTCCATTGAAGAAGTAAAGAGTCTGACTGTCTATCCTGCCACGGAGATTGTTTTAAGCGAAGAACGGATCTCACAGGGACTGAAAAAGATCGAGGCCGAATATCAGGATTTGAAAGAGACGTTTCATAAAGCCTTTGAGACGGACAAAGAGGTCAGACTCACGAAGGAATACCAGAGGATCAGAGAAGAACTCTCGGAACTTTCCATGCTCATCGGAGTGGAAGGATATCTGCCGTATTTTTATGACCGGCTGGTGTGTTTTCTCGACTATTTCCCGAAAGATACCGCGGTCTATGTGGATGAGCCGCAGCATGTGGAAGAGAGAGGACGGGGCTTCTTCCTGGAGTTTACGGAGAGCATGAAAAGCCGTCTGGAGGCCGGATATCTGCTGCCTGGACAGATGGACACGGTAGCTTGTTTTGAGGAGGCACTGAACCGTCTGCTGAAACAGCCGGTGGCCTTTTTATCTTCACTGGCATCTGAAGTGAAGGCAGCGAAGGTGACAGACACGTTTTTCATAGAGACAAAGTCGGTACAGTCCTATAACAACAGCTTTGAACAGCTGATCAAGGATCTGAAAAGATATCAGAAAAAAGAATATCGGATTCTTGTTGTCTCCCCTTCGGTAACCAGGGCAAAGCGCCTGGCCGAGGATATGAGAGACAGCGGGCTGACTGTCACATACGATAAGAAACCTTCAGAAGATATGGTTCCCGGACAGATCGTTATCACGCCGGGCAAATTAAAGAGCGGCATCGAATATCCGGAGACGAAATGGGTGCTGATCTCCGAGAGCGATATCTTCAGCGGAAGGAAAGAAAAACGCAGGAAGAAAGCCGCCTTTAAGGGAAAAGGCGAGAAGATAAAGAACTTCGCGGATATTTCCATCGGCGACTATGTTGTTCATGAAAAGCACGGCGTTGGAATCTACCGGGGTATTGAAAAAATCACCGTAAACAACGTCGAGAAGGATTATATCAGCATCGAGTATAAAGGCGGGGACAATCTGTTCATCCTTGCCTCTGCTCTGGACCAGATCGCAAAATATGCCAGCGCCAATGCAAAGAAGCCCCGGCTTAACAAGCTGGGAGGCAATGAGTGGAAGAAGACTACCAAGCGGGTCAAAGGCCAGGTGCGGGAAACCGCCAAAGAGCTGGTGGAGCTGTATGCGGTCCGCCAGGCCAAAGAAGGGTATGTCTATGATAAAGATACAGTTTGGCAGAGAGAGTTTGAGGAAATGTTTCCTTATGAGGAAACGCAGGACCAGCTCAATGCCATAGAGGATGTGAAGCGGGACATGGAGAGCACCAAAATCATGGACCGGCTCATCTGCGGGGATGTGGGATACGGAAAGACGGAAGTTGCCATCCGGGCGGCTTTCAAGGCTGTAACCAACGGAAAACAGGTGGCATATCTGGTGCCCACTACGATCCTTGCCCAGCAGCACTACAATACATTCTGTGAGCGCTTTCAGAATTATCCGATGACTGTCAGGGTGATGTCCAGATTCTGTACTCCCAGGGAACAGAAAGAGACGATGGAAGGCCTGAAAAAAGGAATCGTGGATGTGGTCATCGGGACACACCGGCTTCTTTCCAAAGATGTGAAGTACAAAGACCTGGGACTTTTGATCATCGATGAAGAACAGCGTTTCGGCGTGGGACATAAAGAGAAGATCAAGACAATGAAGAAAGATGTGGACGTGCTTTCTCTCTCCGCAACACCGATTCCCAGGACGCTGCATATGAGTCTGATCGGGATCAGGGATATGAGCATTTTGGAGGAACCTCCCCACGACCGGAGAGCGATCCAGACTTATGTGATGGAGTATAATGAGGAGCTTGTAAAAGAGGCAGTCCACCGGGAAATGACGAGAGGCGGTCAGGTATACTATGTATATAACCGGGTCAACAACATTGCGGAGATCACGAGTGAGCTACAGAAACTCCTGCCAAATGCAAAAGTGGCCTTTGCCCACGGACAGATGCGGGAAAGAGAGCTTGAAAATATTATGATGCAGTTCATGGAAAAGGAGATCGACGTACTCGTCTCCACGACAATCATTGAGACCGGGCTGGATATACCGAACGTGAACACGATGATCATCCATGATGCCAACCAGCTGGGACTTTCCCAGCTATATCAGCTCAGGGGGCGTGTCGGACGCTCCAACAGGAACGCATTTGCATTTTTAATGTACAAAAGGGACACTTTATTAAAAGAGACAGCCGAGAAAAGACTCCAGGCGATCCGGGAATTTACGGACCTGGGATCGGGATACAAGATCGCCATGCGGGATCTGGAGATCCGGGGAGCAGGAAATCTTTTAGGAGAAGAGCAGTCCGGCCATATGGAAGCGGTGGGATATGATCTGTACTGTAAGATGCTCAACGACGCGGTGCTGAGGCTGAAAGGAGAACTTTCAGAGGATACTGATTTTGACACGACACTGGATCTGAACATCGATGCCTTTCTTCCATCTGCCTATATCAGAAACGAAGTGGAGAAGCTGGAGCTTTACAAGCGGATATCTGCCATCGAGACGAAGGATGAGCTGGAAGATATGCAGGATGAGCTCCTGGACCGTTTCGGGGATCTGCCGGCAGCGGTAGTCAATCTGCTCCATATCGCCCTGCTGAAGTCGATGGCTCACCATGCCTATATGACCGATGTAAAACAAAAGGGAGAGAAAGTATCCTTTGAGATGAATCCGGAGGCAAACGTGCAGGTAGAGAAGATCCCGGATGTGCTGAGCGAATTTCCGAAGGAACTCTCCGTCAGTGCCGGGGAGCATCCCGTATTCGTACTGGATCTTTCATCCGCGAAGAAAAGCGCATGGCTATCAAAGATTGAACATTGTGTGAACTCATTGGATGCGTTGATTATCAGATCGTAA
- the rpsF gene encoding 30S ribosomal protein S6, with protein MSKYELALVVNAKIEDEARAEVVEKAKAMITEAGAEITNVDEWGKKRLAYEIQKMKEGYYYFIQFDAETEVPAVLEEKLRITENVLRYLVVKQDA; from the coding sequence ATGAGTAAATATGAACTCGCATTAGTCGTGAATGCTAAGATCGAAGACGAAGCAAGAGCGGAAGTAGTGGAAAAAGCAAAAGCTATGATTACAGAAGCAGGAGCTGAAATCACGAATGTCGATGAATGGGGAAAGAAGCGTTTAGCTTACGAGATCCAGAAGATGAAAGAAGGATACTACTACTTCATCCAGTTCGACGCAGAGACAGAAGTTCCGGCTGTTTTAGAAGAAAAACTTCGAATTACAGAAAATGTATTACGTTATTTAGTCGTAAAACAGGATGCCTAA
- a CDS encoding single-stranded DNA-binding protein: MNKVILMGRLTRDPDVRYSQGERATAVARYTLAVNRRFKRDGEPDADFINCVAFGRAGEFAEKYFRQGIKIVISGRIQTGSYTNKDGIKVYTTDVIVEEQDFCESKAATDQYNGGGMQTANPSKPPQPSQAAGDGFMNIPDGLEEELPFS; this comes from the coding sequence ATGAATAAAGTGATTTTGATGGGCCGTCTTACCAGAGACCCGGACGTGAGATACTCACAGGGTGAGAGAGCGACGGCAGTTGCAAGATATACTTTAGCTGTAAACAGGAGATTCAAGAGGGATGGCGAACCGGATGCAGACTTTATCAACTGTGTCGCATTTGGACGTGCCGGCGAATTTGCTGAGAAGTATTTCCGCCAGGGAATCAAGATTGTCATCTCAGGAAGAATCCAGACAGGCAGTTACACCAACAAGGACGGAATCAAGGTCTATACCACCGATGTTATTGTAGAAGAACAGGATTTCTGCGAGAGCAAAGCGGCAACGGACCAGTACAACGGAGGAGGAATGCAGACAGCAAATCCTTCGAAACCGCCGCAGCCGAGCCAGGCCGCAGGAGACGGTTTTATGAACATTCCGGACGGATTGGAAGAGGAACTGCCATTTAGTTAA
- a CDS encoding DUF951 domain-containing protein yields the protein MEFQIGDVIKMKKPHPCGSSEWEILRVGMDFRLKCMGCGRQVMVSRKLVEKNFRGFVKKACG from the coding sequence ATGGAATTTCAGATCGGTGATGTAATCAAGATGAAAAAACCTCATCCGTGCGGGAGCAGCGAGTGGGAGATATTGAGGGTCGGCATGGATTTTCGGCTGAAATGTATGGGCTGCGGACGTCAGGTGATGGTGTCCAGGAAGCTCGTGGAGAAGAATTTCAGGGGATTTGTGAAAAAAGCTTGCGGTTAA
- a CDS encoding DUF1858 domain-containing protein encodes MNTITKDMVIGDLLAIDENFAAILMASGMHCVGCPSSQGETLEEAAFVHGMNVNELLGRLNEYMETKQA; translated from the coding sequence ATGAATACAATCACAAAGGACATGGTGATCGGTGATCTGCTTGCCATCGATGAAAACTTCGCGGCTATTTTAATGGCATCCGGCATGCACTGCGTGGGCTGCCCGTCTTCACAGGGAGAGACACTGGAAGAAGCTGCTTTTGTGCACGGAATGAATGTAAATGAACTTCTCGGCAGACTGAATGAATATATGGAGACAAAACAGGCCTGA
- the rpsR gene encoding 30S ribosomal protein S18, protein MAYNRGDSPNRRRGGRRRRKVCAFCTEADAVIDYKDVATLKKYVSERGKILPRRITGTCAKHQRAVTSAIKRARHLALMPYTQD, encoded by the coding sequence ATGGCTTATAATAGAGGTGATTCTCCGAACAGGAGAAGAGGCGGACGCAGAAGAAGAAAAGTATGTGCATTCTGTACAGAAGCCGATGCCGTTATCGATTACAAAGACGTAGCGACATTAAAGAAATATGTTTCTGAGAGAGGCAAGATCCTGCCGAGACGTATCACAGGAACATGTGCAAAGCATCAGAGAGCTGTCACAAGCGCGATCAAAAGAGCAAGACATCTCGCTTTAATGCCTTACACACAGGACTAA
- the rplI gene encoding 50S ribosomal protein L9 produces MKVILLQDVKNVGKKDDIVEANDGYARNVLLRKGLGVEASKKAVNDLKLKKANEDRVAKEKLLEAKKFAEELREKEVILKMKVGEGGRTFGAVSTKEIAEAAKKQLGYDLDKKKMHTEPIKTLGVHNIEVKVHPKVTATLKVKVQEDK; encoded by the coding sequence ATGAAAGTGATTTTATTGCAGGATGTAAAAAATGTAGGAAAGAAAGACGATATTGTGGAAGCTAACGACGGATACGCAAGAAATGTGCTCCTGCGCAAGGGACTCGGTGTGGAAGCGAGCAAAAAAGCGGTCAATGATCTGAAGCTTAAAAAGGCCAATGAAGACAGAGTGGCAAAAGAGAAGCTTTTAGAGGCGAAGAAGTTTGCAGAAGAGCTCAGGGAGAAGGAAGTCATCCTGAAGATGAAAGTGGGAGAGGGCGGCAGAACTTTTGGTGCCGTATCCACGAAGGAGATTGCTGAGGCCGCCAAAAAACAGCTGGGCTATGATCTGGATAAAAAGAAGATGCACACAGAGCCGATCAAAACACTCGGGGTACACAATATCGAGGTGAAAGTGCACCCGAAAGTGACTGCCACATTAAAGGTAAAAGTACAAGAGGATAAATAA
- a CDS encoding peptidylprolyl isomerase yields the protein MKRVAKKIVCLAAVMALCAALLAGCKKQDDKTLFEYAGNEVTYKEAHVYARIMQYSAEQQYASYLGDKLWSTQVGTDKKGKKITMQDSIKDNVINQIKTVKVLADHADDYKVKLTSDEKKQLDESVKSFTKNELGKRVMKVTGADKDYIKEIQQENLIAQKVMNAIIEKADVKVTDDEAKTVKVYKLVFTTKKTDSKTGKEVNMTAKEKAAQLKKAKEALKAIKKGQSVKAVAKKYKVDTDNEESYTKGKAVLGTKFEDAASKLKKNQVSGVVETDDAYVIIKMLNPNVKSELATSKSTLLQEKQQEAYQKVYKKWTKDADKKWDDDKSIDQELWKKITFKYKATTTATEKTTTEATTTAKQKATTEKKK from the coding sequence ATGAAACGTGTAGCGAAGAAGATCGTATGTCTTGCGGCGGTTATGGCTTTGTGCGCGGCCTTATTAGCGGGCTGTAAGAAGCAGGATGACAAGACGCTGTTTGAATATGCAGGAAATGAGGTGACCTATAAGGAAGCCCATGTATATGCCAGAATCATGCAGTACAGCGCAGAGCAGCAGTACGCATCTTATCTGGGAGATAAACTGTGGTCTACCCAGGTCGGCACCGACAAAAAGGGCAAAAAGATCACAATGCAGGATTCTATTAAAGACAATGTCATCAACCAGATCAAGACTGTAAAAGTACTGGCTGACCACGCAGATGACTACAAGGTAAAGCTAACTTCCGATGAGAAGAAACAGCTGGACGAATCCGTCAAATCTTTTACTAAAAATGAACTTGGAAAACGTGTGATGAAGGTGACCGGGGCAGATAAAGATTACATCAAAGAGATCCAGCAGGAAAACCTGATTGCCCAGAAGGTTATGAATGCGATCATCGAAAAGGCAGATGTGAAAGTGACAGACGACGAAGCGAAGACCGTAAAAGTATACAAGCTTGTTTTTACAACGAAGAAAACAGACAGCAAGACCGGCAAAGAAGTAAATATGACTGCAAAAGAAAAGGCAGCTCAGTTAAAGAAAGCCAAAGAAGCATTAAAGGCGATCAAGAAAGGCCAGAGCGTCAAGGCAGTAGCCAAAAAGTATAAAGTCGATACAGACAACGAAGAAAGCTACACAAAGGGAAAAGCAGTTCTCGGAACCAAGTTTGAAGATGCGGCTTCCAAATTAAAGAAGAATCAGGTCAGCGGCGTAGTCGAGACAGACGATGCGTATGTCATCATCAAGATGCTCAACCCGAATGTAAAGAGTGAGCTTGCCACATCCAAGAGTACGCTTCTGCAGGAAAAACAGCAGGAAGCATACCAGAAGGTATATAAAAAGTGGACGAAGGATGCAGACAAGAAGTGGGACGATGACAAGAGCATCGATCAGGAACTGTGGAAAAAGATCACATTTAAGTATAAGGCAACGACCACAGCTACCGAAAAGACGACCACAGAAGCCACAACCACAGCAAAGCAGAAAGCAACGACAGAGAAGAAAAAGTAA
- a CDS encoding MerR family transcriptional regulator: MKEKRRMISEAAKELGLETYTLRAWEEELKLNIPRNDKGYRYYGEKELHTFMKIRDMRDEGMSMDEIKEALPKNVIPFPAGGSSVGPQDKMEQFQNVMVKIMGRALNEQKNQLSREIGDQVTRQVAKEMDYQFRQKEESEEKRFQKLDELIRLQQQSREEIAATKERGFFFKKKKRNRD; the protein is encoded by the coding sequence ATGAAGGAAAAAAGACGAATGATTTCTGAAGCAGCCAAAGAATTGGGGTTAGAAACCTATACTTTAAGGGCCTGGGAGGAAGAGCTGAAGCTTAACATTCCGCGGAATGACAAGGGCTACCGTTACTATGGGGAAAAAGAATTACATACATTTATGAAGATCCGTGATATGAGGGATGAGGGCATGAGCATGGATGAAATCAAGGAGGCTCTGCCAAAGAATGTCATTCCCTTTCCCGCAGGCGGGAGCAGTGTGGGTCCGCAGGATAAAATGGAACAGTTCCAAAATGTTATGGTTAAGATTATGGGACGGGCCTTAAACGAACAGAAAAATCAGCTGAGCCGGGAAATCGGCGATCAGGTTACCAGACAGGTGGCAAAGGAAATGGATTATCAGTTCCGTCAGAAGGAGGAATCGGAAGAAAAGAGATTCCAGAAGCTGGACGAGCTGATCCGTCTGCAGCAGCAGAGCAGAGAAGAGATTGCAGCTACAAAAGAGAGAGGATTCTTTTTTAAGAAGAAAAAAAGAAACCGCGATTAA
- the dnaB gene encoding replicative DNA helicase, whose product MDEAFIKKIQPNSMEAEQSVIGAMIMDRDAIADVSDIVTKEDFYQKQNGILFESMTELYKEGKPVDLVTLQNKLKEKDVPESMKSLEFIRDLLEAVPTSANAKQYAQIVKEKSTLRKLIRVTEEITKDCYLGKEEVPQILEKTEKDVFGLLQEASGREDFVSIDQVVLNTLESIEEAAASDGRITGVATGFDDLDFKLTGLHPSELIMVAARPAMGKTAFVLNIAQHAAVRKQVPTAIFSLEMSKEQLVTRMISMEAMVDSQAIRTGELQETEWEKIMESAGTIGRSPLIIDDTPGITVAELRSKCRRYKQTYGLGLIIIDYLQLMSGGKKSESRQQEISEISRSLKALAREMDAPVIALSQLSRMVEQRKPPKPVLSDLRESGSIEQDADVVMFIYRDDYYNEDSEKKGLAEIIVAKQRNGSTGSVELVWLGQYTKFGNKERVRM is encoded by the coding sequence ATGGATGAGGCATTTATCAAGAAAATACAACCCAACAGCATGGAGGCGGAGCAGTCTGTCATAGGTGCCATGATCATGGACAGGGATGCGATCGCTGATGTTTCCGATATTGTCACCAAAGAGGATTTTTATCAGAAGCAGAACGGGATTTTGTTTGAATCGATGACAGAGCTGTACAAGGAGGGAAAACCCGTAGATCTGGTAACTCTCCAGAATAAGCTGAAAGAAAAAGATGTGCCGGAATCCATGAAAAGCCTGGAGTTTATAAGGGATCTTCTGGAGGCGGTTCCCACGTCTGCCAACGCCAAGCAGTATGCCCAGATCGTGAAGGAGAAGTCCACCCTGCGGAAGCTGATCAGGGTGACGGAGGAGATCACGAAGGACTGTTATCTCGGAAAGGAAGAGGTTCCGCAGATCCTGGAAAAGACGGAAAAAGACGTGTTCGGACTTTTGCAGGAAGCCAGCGGCCGTGAGGATTTTGTCTCTATTGACCAGGTTGTGTTAAATACGCTGGAGAGCATAGAGGAGGCAGCGGCATCCGACGGAAGGATCACCGGGGTTGCCACAGGGTTTGATGACCTTGACTTTAAGCTGACCGGCCTTCACCCGTCGGAGCTTATCATGGTGGCTGCAAGACCTGCCATGGGTAAGACTGCATTTGTCTTAAACATCGCCCAGCATGCTGCGGTTAGGAAACAGGTTCCCACAGCGATCTTCAGCCTGGAAATGTCCAAGGAACAGCTGGTGACCCGTATGATCTCCATGGAGGCCATGGTGGACTCCCAGGCGATCCGTACCGGAGAGCTTCAGGAGACCGAGTGGGAGAAGATCATGGAGAGTGCCGGGACCATTGGGCGTTCTCCTCTGATCATCGACGATACCCCGGGTATTACTGTGGCGGAATTAAGGTCCAAATGCCGCCGTTATAAGCAGACTTACGGGCTGGGCCTGATCATCATCGACTATTTGCAGCTGATGTCCGGAGGGAAAAAGTCTGAGTCAAGACAGCAGGAGATCTCCGAGATCTCCCGTTCCCTAAAGGCGCTGGCCAGGGAGATGGATGCGCCGGTCATCGCCCTTTCGCAGCTGAGCCGTATGGTGGAGCAGAGGAAACCGCCGAAGCCTGTCCTTTCCGACTTAAGGGAATCCGGTTCCATCGAGCAGGATGCCGATGTCGTTATGTTCATCTACAGGGATGACTATTACAACGAAGACTCTGAGAAGAAGGGTCTTGCGGAGATCATCGTGGCAAAACAGAGAAATGGTTCCACAGGAAGTGTGGAACTCGTCTGGTTAGGACAGTATACGAAGTTTGGAAATAAAGAGAGAGTCAGGATGTAG
- a CDS encoding DHH family phosphoesterase: protein MKNKNTSISVSKDIVWPVLAGLLFLMADILVFSIDVKSGIILACFVLIFFLFSVIYYPYYKKMTQETMDFLFEQSRVQNHLIKELPLPYVLIGGDGDIMWYNQAFEKILDGKNISKLQQMFPELDKNLLPSEMNHAVSHVKRESREKDQDKTCFYKIEFVRIQMDSLIDEETESKSKQWLRDQSMIAAYIFDQTMLKMYMEQNENQRMVVGLIYIDNYEELLDNVDEVKQSMLLALTDQKINKFIQNISGIVKKTEKDKYLIIFQQKYLEKVKAGKFHILEEVKSINLGSSGNMTLSISLGINGQSYQENYEAACTAMDLALGRGGDQAVIKDGEDISYYGENAAVVEKNTRVKARVKAHALRELLESKENVVIMSHKIPDPDAMGAAVGLYRLGLSLGRKAHIVMNEVTISVRPIMEELLSCEEYDEDMFISSDTAREITDDNTLLIVVDVNHASYTECEDLLEQTNTIVILDHHRKGKETIKYPVLSYIEPYASSTCELVAEVLQYITTKPKLLPVEANAMYFGMLIDTDNFVNKTGVRTFEAAAFLKRSGADLNKVRKMSRTSMDSYRIRAKAVSDAEIMYGSFAIATLVGIGIDSPTVVGAQVANELLDIDGIKASFVLTGVEERVYVSARSIDEVNVQKIMEQFGGGGHLTVAGAQMVDVSLYDAKQIIKGTLQFMKEEGDI from the coding sequence ATGAAAAATAAGAATACAAGTATAAGCGTCAGCAAAGATATTGTCTGGCCCGTTCTGGCCGGACTGTTGTTTTTGATGGCAGACATTCTGGTGTTTTCCATTGACGTGAAGTCCGGGATCATCCTGGCCTGTTTTGTACTGATCTTCTTTTTGTTTTCCGTGATCTATTATCCGTATTATAAGAAGATGACACAGGAGACGATGGACTTTCTATTTGAGCAGAGCCGGGTCCAGAACCATTTGATCAAAGAGCTGCCTCTTCCCTATGTGCTGATCGGCGGGGACGGGGATATCATGTGGTATAATCAGGCATTTGAAAAGATTTTGGACGGGAAGAACATTTCCAAGCTTCAGCAGATGTTCCCCGAACTGGACAAGAACCTGCTTCCGTCGGAGATGAATCACGCAGTCTCCCATGTGAAGAGAGAGAGCCGGGAAAAGGATCAGGATAAGACCTGCTTTTACAAAATCGAATTCGTGAGGATCCAGATGGACAGTCTCATTGATGAGGAGACAGAGAGCAAGTCAAAACAGTGGCTCAGAGACCAGTCGATGATTGCCGCCTATATCTTTGACCAGACCATGCTCAAGATGTATATGGAGCAGAACGAAAATCAGCGGATGGTGGTCGGACTGATCTATATTGATAATTATGAGGAACTTCTGGACAACGTGGATGAAGTAAAACAGTCCATGCTTCTGGCGCTGACAGACCAGAAGATCAATAAATTTATTCAGAATATTTCCGGCATTGTGAAAAAGACGGAGAAAGATAAGTATTTGATTATATTTCAGCAAAAGTATCTGGAGAAAGTCAAGGCAGGGAAGTTTCACATTTTGGAGGAAGTTAAGAGTATAAATCTTGGAAGCAGCGGTAATATGACGCTGAGCATCAGCCTTGGGATCAACGGTCAGAGCTACCAGGAAAACTATGAGGCCGCATGCACGGCTATGGACCTGGCTCTTGGACGGGGCGGCGACCAGGCGGTGATCAAAGACGGCGAGGATATTTCCTATTACGGGGAGAACGCCGCCGTAGTTGAGAAGAATACGAGAGTCAAAGCCAGAGTCAAGGCCCACGCATTGAGGGAACTTCTGGAGTCGAAAGAAAATGTAGTTATTATGAGCCATAAAATACCCGACCCGGATGCCATGGGGGCTGCGGTGGGATTATACCGCCTGGGGCTTTCACTGGGCAGAAAGGCCCACATCGTCATGAACGAGGTGACAATTTCCGTGCGACCGATCATGGAAGAACTGCTGTCGTGTGAGGAATACGACGAGGACATGTTTATCTCCAGCGATACGGCCAGGGAGATCACGGATGACAACACCCTGCTGATCGTTGTGGACGTAAATCACGCAAGCTACACCGAGTGTGAAGATCTGCTGGAACAGACCAATACGATCGTCATCCTGGACCACCACAGAAAGGGAAAAGAGACGATCAAGTATCCGGTTCTCTCTTATATTGAGCCTTACGCTTCTTCCACCTGTGAGCTGGTGGCGGAGGTGCTTCAGTATATCACTACGAAACCAAAACTTCTCCCGGTGGAAGCCAATGCCATGTACTTCGGCATGCTGATCGATACCGATAACTTTGTCAATAAGACAGGGGTACGGACATTCGAGGCGGCGGCATTTCTGAAGCGGAGCGGGGCAGATTTAAATAAAGTGCGGAAGATGTCCAGGACCAGTATGGATTCTTACAGAATCCGAGCGAAGGCGGTGAGTGATGCTGAGATTATGTATGGTTCCTTTGCCATTGCCACTCTGGTGGGGATTGGCATCGACAGTCCGACGGTGGTCGGGGCCCAGGTGGCCAATGAACTTTTAGATATTGACGGGATCAAGGCATCCTTTGTGCTGACCGGCGTGGAAGAGCGGGTCTATGTCAGTGCCAGATCCATTGACGAGGTGAATGTACAGAAGATTATGGAGCAGTTCGGAGGAGGAGGCCATCTGACCGTGGCCGGTGCCCAGATGGTGGATGTGTCCCTGTATGACGCAAAACAGATCATCAAGGGGACTCTGCAGTTTATGAAAGAGGAAGGAGACATATAA
- a CDS encoding DUF362 domain-containing protein, protein MAYVISDACISCGACEGTCPAGAISEGDGQYVIDADTCLDCGACADGCPTGAISQE, encoded by the coding sequence ATGGCATATGTAATTTCAGACGCTTGTATCTCTTGCGGAGCTTGCGAAGGTACTTGCCCGGCAGGAGCTATCAGCGAAGGGGACGGACAGTACGTAATCGATGCAGATACATGCTTAGACTGCGGAGCTTGCGCAGACGGATGTCCAACCGGCGCTATCAGCCAGGAATAA